The following proteins are encoded in a genomic region of Streptococcus equi subsp. equi:
- the srlE_2 gene encoding glucitol/sorbitol-specific phosphotransferase system (PTS), IIBC component: MTYHSITVVKGSGGYGGPLTITPTEAKHKFIYITGGGKKPDIVDKIAALTGMEAVNGFVTSIPDDEIALAIVDCGGTLRCGIYPKKGIPTINIVATGKSGPLAQYITEDIYVSAVGLEQITASDAQAHVASAKESSVPKASSYDTSKRLLSSAQKAALLPALVWEQVR, translated from the coding sequence ATGACTTATCACAGTATTACAGTTGTTAAGGGGAGCGGTGGCTATGGTGGGCCGCTAACCATTACACCAACAGAAGCTAAGCACAAATTTATCTATATTACTGGCGGTGGAAAAAAGCCTGACATTGTCGATAAAATTGCTGCCCTAACAGGTATGGAGGCGGTCAATGGCTTTGTGACCTCAATCCCTGATGATGAGATAGCCCTAGCTATTGTGGATTGTGGCGGCACCCTACGCTGCGGTATTTACCCTAAAAAAGGCATTCCAACCATTAATATCGTGGCGACAGGTAAAAGCGGTCCCTTGGCACAGTACATTACCGAGGACATTTACGTGTCTGCTGTAGGTCTTGAGCAAATCACAGCCAGTGACGCTCAGGCTCATGTTGCTAGTGCTAAGGAGTCATCAGTTCCAAAGGCTAGCAGCTATGATACTAGCAAAAGATTACTGAGCAGCGCGCAGAAAGCAGCTTTGTTGCCCGCATTGGTATGGGAGCAGGTAAGGTAG
- the srlA gene encoding PTS system glucitol/sorbitol-specific transporter subunit IIC2, producing MEMITRFAEGFMKLFQLGGETFVSWMTGIVPVVLMLLVAMNALIGILGDQRVNQLAKISAKNPISRYMVLPFISAFMLGNPMAISMGRFMPEYYKPSYVAAQMQFCHTSNGVFPHINPGELFVWLGIASGIKTLGLSQMDLAIRYLLVGLIMNFVGGWVTDFTTAYVAKQQGVTLSKMIEL from the coding sequence ATGGAAATGATAACAAGATTTGCGGAAGGCTTTATGAAGCTCTTCCAGCTTGGTGGTGAAACCTTTGTCAGCTGGATGACTGGCATTGTGCCGGTGGTCTTGATGCTGCTGGTTGCAATGAATGCCTTAATTGGTATTTTAGGAGATCAAAGGGTCAATCAATTGGCAAAAATCTCTGCTAAAAACCCTATCAGTCGCTACATGGTATTGCCTTTTATTTCAGCTTTTATGCTGGGTAATCCGATGGCAATCAGCATGGGACGCTTTATGCCCGAGTATTACAAGCCAAGCTATGTTGCCGCTCAAATGCAATTTTGTCATACGTCAAACGGTGTCTTTCCACACATTAATCCGGGAGAATTGTTTGTCTGGTTAGGTATTGCCTCAGGTATCAAGACGCTAGGCTTGAGCCAAATGGACTTGGCGATTCGTTACCTCTTGGTTGGGTTAATCATGAACTTTGTTGGTGGCTGGGTAACTGACTTTACGACAGCCTACGTGGCCAAGCAGCAGGGTGTGACATTAAGTAAGATGATTGAATTATAG
- the srlE_1 gene encoding glucitol/sorbitol-specific phosphotransferase system (PTS), IIBC component, whose amino-acid sequence MGAGKVVAIFNQAAREAIQTLINTILPFMAFVSLLIGFIQGSGVGNWLAKLMVPLAGNIWGLIIIGFICSLPFLSPLLGPGAVISQIIGTLIGVEIGKGTIPPQMALPALFAINTQNGCDFIPVALGLSEANAETVEVGVPSVLYSRFLNGVPRVVVAWIASIGLYQ is encoded by the coding sequence ATGGGAGCAGGTAAGGTAGTTGCTATCTTCAACCAAGCGGCGCGTGAGGCTATCCAGACCTTAATCAATACGATTTTGCCATTCATGGCATTTGTCTCTCTTTTAATTGGTTTTATCCAAGGCTCTGGTGTTGGTAATTGGCTAGCCAAGCTCATGGTACCGCTGGCTGGTAATATTTGGGGCTTGATTATCATTGGCTTTATCTGTTCGTTGCCATTTTTATCACCGCTGTTAGGACCTGGTGCGGTTATTAGTCAAATCATCGGAACGCTCATTGGTGTTGAGATTGGAAAAGGCACTATTCCACCACAAATGGCTCTTCCTGCACTTTTTGCTATTAATACGCAAAATGGCTGTGATTTCATTCCAGTAGCGCTTGGTTTATCAGAGGCTAATGCTGAGACAGTAGAGGTTGGGGTGCCATCTGTGCTTTATTCACGCTTTTTAAATGGTGTTCCTCGGGTTGTTGTTGCTTGGATTGCAAGTATTGGTTTGTATCAGTAA
- a CDS encoding glucitol/sorbitol-specific phosphotransferase system (PTS), IIA component → MIKVFETRVTAIGSEAADMISAANMLILFDQGAPADLADFCYTIDNKQVSGSISAGGQLVIDQMAYDITAVGAVVEKNLAQLGHITISFDGSTASSLPGTLHVKGKGLPQVRQGSLVQIFAWLRCS, encoded by the coding sequence ATGATAAAAGTATTTGAAACAAGAGTTACCGCTATTGGATCGGAGGCGGCAGACATGATTAGTGCTGCCAATATGCTTATTCTTTTTGATCAGGGAGCACCGGCAGACTTGGCAGACTTTTGCTATACGATTGACAACAAGCAAGTGTCTGGGTCTATCTCTGCTGGTGGTCAGCTAGTCATTGATCAAATGGCATATGACATCACAGCAGTAGGTGCTGTTGTTGAAAAAAATCTTGCTCAGCTAGGGCATATAACCATTTCTTTTGATGGCTCCACAGCCAGCTCTCTTCCCGGTACTCTGCATGTCAAGGGCAAAGGGCTGCCACAGGTCAGGCAGGGCAGCCTAGTACAAATCTTTGCTTGGCTTAGGTGCAGCTGA